The genome window TTGTAGTGGATTGAAACAAAAGCTCAGATAGTGCCTACACAACTATTTTAGATTAATCTAAGCTGTGGCATAAGAGGCTACGCCATGTTAACTACAAGTCATTGACTCAGCTAACCAAAGGGGGTATAGTTGAAAAATTCACCAACTCTGTTGAGAAAGAAGATGTTTGTGAAGTATGTTAGCTAGGAAAGTAGGCCAGATTGCCATTTCCTTTGAACAAGGCCTAGAGAGCCTCAGAAAAGTTGCAACTAGTCTACACTATGTGTGTAGCCCTATGAAGACACAGTCCTTGAATGGTAGCAggtattttattcttttcattgatgattactCGAGGTATTGTTGATTTATTTCCTAAAACATAAGTCAGAAATGGCCTCAGTATTTTGGAAGTTCAAGGCTACAGCTGAAATAGAAATAGGTTGCAAGATGAAGGCATTGAGGTCAGATAATGGGACAGAGTATACATCAGCAATGTTTCAAGGCTTCTGTGATAAAGCAGGCATCAAGCATCAACTCACCAACACCTACACACCTCAACAGAATGGTGTTagtgaaagaaagaatagaagtTTGATAGATATATGGCAAGATGGCTATTGTTTACATTGAATTTGCCCAAGATCTTGTGCGCTGAGGTAGTTAACACTGCTGTATATCTGCAAAACAGACTACCAACCAAGGCATTGGTTCATAAAACTCCATTCGAGGCCTGGTTTGGGTTCAAACCATCAGTTTCTCATTTGAGGGTCTTTGGATGCATATGCTATGCACATGTCCCAGTAGTAAAAAGGGATAAGTTGGCCAAGAAGGCTCAATCTGGTATCCTTGTGGGCTATAGCAGTATCAAGAAAGGCTATAGGATCTTGGACCCTACATCCAACAAAGTCTTTGTGAGTAGAGATGTAGTCTTTGATGAGAAATCAAGCTGGAACTGGGATAAGAATGAACCAAAATGTGCTGCTGAAGATCTAATAATATATTAGACTGAAGCTGATCAAAATGGTCCTGAAATGGACATTGACTATGAGCCAGTTAGGGGAACTAGACCTTTGAGTGAGATATATGAGAGGGCTAAAGCAGCTACTGTTGAACCAAGCTGCTTTGAAGAAGCTGAAGCTCAACAAGGATGGAAACAGGCCATGCTTGATGAAATATGCATGATTCACAAGAATCAGACATGGGAGCTAGTTGCAAGACTAGCCAACAGGAAGGTCATAGGAGTGAAATGGGTGTTTCGAGCCAAGCACAATGCTGATGGAACTCTGAACAAGCTAAAGGCAAGGTTAGTTGTGAATGGATTTATCAAAAGTTTGGCATTGACTATTTTGAGACATTTGCACCAGTGGCCAGACTTGACACAATCAGGTTATTGGTTGCTTTGGCTACACAGAAGCAGTGGAAAATTCATCAACTCGATGTAAAGTCTACTTTCCTTAATGGTTTTCTTAATGAGGAGATCTATGTTGAACAGCCTGAAGGTTTCAAAGTTGCAGGCAAGGAGGACAATGTGTACAAGCTAAAAAAGGCATTGTATGGCTTAAAACAGGCATCAAGAGCCTGGTATAACAAAATCGATAGCTACCTAACTAGCTTGGGGTTCGAGAGAAACATCAGTGAACCAACCCTGTATGTGAAGAAGAAAGGCAATGAGACACAGCCATAGTGTCCCTGTATGTTGATAACCTGCTGGTGATAGGAGAAAGTTATGAAATGCTAGCTGATTTTAAAGGCAAAATAGAGAAAAAGTTTGAGATGTCTGATTTGGGACAAATGTCCTACTTCCTTGGCATGGAAGTGTCTCAAACTTAGTAAGGGATCTTCCTAAGTCAGAAGCCATTTGCCTTGAAGATTCTGAACAAATTCTCCATGCTAAACTGTAAGGCAACAAGTACACCAGTTGCTGTTGGAGAAAAGTTGTCAAGCCAAGCTGATTTCGAGAAGGCTTGTTAAATAACCTGTAGGAGTTTAATTGGATGTCTGCTCTATTTGACTGCCACCAGGCCAGACATTATGTTTGCTGTAAGTTTGCTATTTAGTTTCATGCATTGCTGCAATGTGAAGCATTTCCAAGCTGCCAAAAAGAGTTCTCAGGTACATCAAAAGTACACTGAGCTTTGGAATGATGTTCACCAAGGTTGATAGCATGAACTGCTTGAATATGCTGATAGTGATTGGGCTGGATCGATAAATGATATGAAGAGCACCTCTGGGTATCTGTTTACCCTTGGTTCATCTATTATTTGTTGGAGTTCAAAGAAGTAAACTGTTGTTGCTCAATCAACAACTGAGGCAGAGTATGTGGCAGCTGCAGGAGCTGTTAACCAAGCAATTTGGTTAAGGAAAATCATGGCAGACTTAAATCTACACCAAAGGGAAAAAACAGAGATCAGATGTGATAACCAATCTGttgttgcaattgcaaagaatccAATTTTTCGTGGGAGAACCAAGCATTTCAAGATTAAGTTCCATTTTGTTAGAGAAATGGAACAAGCTCAAGAAGTGAAACTGATTCATTGCAGTTCTGAAGAACAACTTGCTGACATCTTGACAAAGCCTTTTTGTGTGTCAAGATTCAAATTTTTAAGAACCAAATTAGGAGTGTGCGGCATGCAAgacaaggaggagtgttgaagttgGCTTCCATGCAACACAAGGAGCAGACCAAGCTGCCGAGCCATGCAGATGCAACAGAAGCTCATGCTATTGATTCATTTTGGTTACTTCAAGTGGTTGTTTTGTTACTTAGTTTGATATGAACTAAGTTGTCAATGTACTTGATGTAACTAGGTCATGTTTGAGCTGATAAATCAACTTTGCAAAATGTACAAGTTATGTTTAACAAGTTTCAATGtacttagtggtagtaggtaaTGTTTAGGTAACCATTTTGTTTCTCTTTAACCAGCTTATGTTTGGTATATGTATTGACATTataccatttttcaagtcaatgaaaattcataaaagaattCTTCATCTAATGCTCTCTTAATTCATTTGCTTTCTTTAGTTCTTCAAGCTCAATTCTGTTTTTGTTTGCATAGCAAGTATCGAGCCTTCAAGCTCAAGAAATTGCTTGTTTCATTCATCCTTGTTCTTAGTTCCAACATTCACCATACAAGCCTTGTTATCTTGGTAGCGTATCAACTTACAAATAACCATGGAGTTTTGGGTGCATTTACTAGATTTTTCGTTTCTGTGCATGCATCTGTTGCAATGTtatcattgtattaaaaatattttgatcaaATTTGTGTTTATTAGACCAACAACTTTCTATCGTTTTATCGTCTTGGCAATAACAATTCAATAGCTTTAGTAAATGCCCATTTTTGATGGTATGTATTCTCAGACTAACAAAGTTGAAGTCAAATCTGAATAGAATGGCTTTCATTTCggttcaaaaaattttatcgaGACTAATATAAGAACCCTTATTATCTCCCAAACCCAATATAATAGCAATAAAAGGAAATACAGCTAAACAGAAAGAGTTTGACGCTCAGGGTCAGAAACTCGAGTTCTGAATCTGTCGATGAAGGCAGAAGCTTTGCGGTCGATTCCCGGTTCAGCGGTCCATCGTCTTCCATCTTCATCACTACGCCATATCCTTCTACCATACATGCCGTCTTCACTCATGTCATCGGCTCCGTTCGAACAACACGATGCGAATATGCTGAAAATGGAGAAGGAAGAATGTGATTTCCTCTGCTTGGTGTAACCAGCTGAACCCATCACGTAAAAAGTCTCAAAAGTTGACGCAAGCACGCAGCAGCTTCGCTTGTGGTACTAGTTGTTTTGGGTTATGGTGTTGCATGAGAATGAGAGGTTGTGTGTGTCGCATTTATAATGAGAAAGAAACCACTTGATGGGAACGAGGTTTTTGGGTCATTGGACATATTGGACGGTGGAGATCCACGGATTAGACATAGGAATACATAGAGATATAGAGACACATACTAAATAAGTGATGCATGGCTGTAAAAACTGGCGAAAGCAAAGCATATGTGTTGTAGTCCTCTGCTTTTGTATTGACCCGACCACTTGTCTTTCCCTTTGTTACTCTGCTTGGTTGGTACTTGGTATCGGcatcttctctcttttcttagTTGCTATGCTACCTATTTCCTTccttcctttatttatttatttattcacagcCTAATTACAAACACTTCCCCTGTCTACCTGTTTCTGTAAAGCATTCCTACGGCTACCAAACTTGCTTCCATCactactttatttattattattataattttgaaaatgtcatgctcaaccTGGATTAAATCCAAAACAATGTTGCTTTCTTCAGCAATTAACACTTTTATTGCTAAAGAGATATTGATGAAGACGAAAAGACAACAACTATTCTTGGGTGCcagaattaaattatacattttttagaGGGATCAAAATATACTATCTTACAACTTTATAATTTATGGAAGGGCTAAACtaatatttcatcattttaaaaaaataagaattgaattatctaaaatgtaatatttatgtCTGTTTTAactatttcactattttattatCCTTTGCATGGTCTCTAGAAAATCAAATTTCTTACTAATCCATCCAACAAtagattatattattaatattatttgtttattgtctTCTATTCTCTGCTCAGCTAAGTATTGTTTACTTTTGTGCCAGTCAGTCAATTTTATTCCCTTTTATGTAATGTGGAGGAAGTGGGTACTTTTgcatgaaattattattttactccATGAGAGGAAAGGTGAAGGAAGCAAGCATTGGGGCAAGGAGCAGCTTAATTAAGCAATGAAAGGACATCCATATCTACTTTATTAAAACCAAACTAAATTTAGGAATTACACTTGGATATAGTTGTAAATAGTTACcttctaattattattaattataaaaaaattaaagatattattttagttagtgTTACTAAGCAAAGCATTTTGGAAAGTGAAATGTAAAGGAGCCTAAGAATGTTGTactttgtattaaattataaacgTACTTCACACTTATACATAGCTATATAgatgcttcaaattgtttatcatTTGCTGTACAACCTGCAAATAAGTGATGATGAAGCATATGACCTATTTTATTAGGTATagatatttctttgattttgtatCTTTTACCATTCCGCAATCATATTTctagattttctttttatttcaatattttatttttccccgtaaaataaagatgtacttcaattaattaatcgTTTTTAATATCTTGATAATCACGGTTGtagacattttattttattttattttattttcagattttatgatgaaatttattattttctttctagagtCCTTTAGCTCAagtaatgatttaattattaaagcTAATTTGGGGCTTAAgttgtatttttatgtataactAGGTTAGCATGTGCCTATCATGTGACCTTATTAAGGGCACATTAATAATTTagctttattttattacttgtgTGGGGACTACCATACTAGATAAAACTCATATGAGTGTTAAGTGATTTCATTAATTGAAGGCTTAGTAAATATTAGGTTAAATCATCAAATTGAGGCTCAAATTTTTATGAGTTGCTCGTTAAGGggtaaatcttttaaaattgttaaatatgaGCTAAAAATTTTCGAGGATAACCTTTCAAAATGATCGAATCACggtcatatattttttaaggtgTTCAAATAAAGGCTTTTCAAATGttatatatcatatcttaaattatcatctttttccttttaagtaATATCTAATACAACTGACATGCATTTTATTCTAAACATATCAGTATTAACCTATTTTGACTATAAACTAGGGTGAAATGCGTAAAAAACCTTTGTTTGagcatattttaaaatgttttgacctgtaacagcctgttttctagtggtgttggaaataatagtttcgggaccacaaattcgacgagtgagttcgtaaatattattatttaatatttacgagtcaaatatagtattatattaaatttttatctgaTAACTTTTGCTAATTGAACGGATATttaagtacaagtggtttgtccttaaagtcaagtagttttagaaaatgagtatCAAGACCTCGTTTCTGTAAACCAAGcctttaaatatttacgaagttactTTATAGGTGTATTGAAGTTTGgttcgaaaattttaatgtttggctagtcaattaaagaaaaatgactaaattgtaaaagacgCAAAATTCACTCGCTAttggtttttattaattaaatggctTAAAAAGTGAAAGTGAGAGGTTTTACATTGCAATTAGTCCATAGTTAAATATTATGGACAGTtggtgatttttattttaaattttaataaattaaaatgtaaatttataaaaataaagtaattaaaaacataaaaaaatatcatcatcATCCACTTAGCCATTTTCAcgaattgagaaaataaaagctTGGAGAAGACATTTTTAAACCTTCAAGGTTTGGCCAAGTTAAATCCTTTGTATGTAAGTTAATTTTCACTcgtttttcatgaattttatatttttgaaatcgttgtaacttaatctagctagcctagggactattttgtgaaacttttaaagttttgaaaaaaattaggctACCTCAATGGAAAACAGAACCTCCCTATTAGGTGGTAAGCCTGAAAACTCTTTTGGGAACACATCGAAATACTCTCGAACTCTAGGAACTTCCTCATGCTTCAATTTAGAAACCTTAATGCCTTGGATGTAAGCCAGATACGCCTTACATCATTTCATCATCAAGTTTTGAGTTGACATTGTAGGGAAAAATCTGGTTTAAAAATGGTAATCTATCAcagcaaaaatttaaaatttcttgggttattaatttcactattatgaatgatgctacatactgcaaaATTAGTATACCCAACTCactagctttcggttccttatctatttgaactcaggcttttacttacatcaaagtatacgagtcacacata of Gossypium raimondii isolate GPD5lz chromosome 3, ASM2569854v1, whole genome shotgun sequence contains these proteins:
- the LOC105796101 gene encoding uncharacterized protein LOC105796101, producing MGSAGYTKQRKSHSSFSIFSIFASCCSNGADDMSEDGMYGRRIWRSDEDGRRWTAEPGIDRKASAFIDRFRTRVSDPERQTLSV